agtgattttgagaattttcggataatcggattatccgaaaatatccgaaaatttaatttttatttttttcggatatccaaaaatatccgaagtatccgaaataTCTGAAAAATATCCGAAgaccgaaaaatatccgaaaaaaatatctgaactatccgaaaaatatccgaaatttatattcggatatccgaaactatccgaaAATCTGGttccaaatattaaaaataataaaaaaataaaaattaaataaaaaattagatattcggatatccgattagatatccgaacccgaatccgaaatttcggatatccgaaatttcggattcgggttcggatgtcaatatttcactatccgaaatttcggatatctgattttcggatatccgaaaaccggattatccaatcttgaacacccctactgacggaccactagagtatcatcgtgccaccagcggaaccacccgatcatatccatctccactaggcatactgtctatacaccaattcaggaggaaacccaataaatatggaaaaaccccccttgtgggaatcgacctacctattggtcccaaagccttatcccaccccaaAGATGCAACTAGACTATAAAGCAATGAGCTAAAATACTACAATAAAAAACAACTACAAGAATTATAAATTACTATTTATTACTAAAAAATAAATGAATAAGAAATAAATATCActaaaaaaaatacttaaaaattaACAATCAGTGTTTATCAAGACTTTGTATTCATATAGATAATAGAACTTTTTATTCGTTCAaattcaaatgtttttaaaagttACCTAACTGAAACGTAAATCCACAATATATACTTTGTAATGTTTGATTCCCTAAAATATACTTGatcattattttaaataaatatattaaaatttaATTACTTACATATTTACACATACGTGAATAACTAAAATGACATGCATTAAACTCATTGAAGACCAAACTACTGTTTAGGTATACTGTTTTTTTTATCGGCGACTGCATCGAACCTAACCATCAAGAACAAGCATCCACTTTTGCAGATGCATAACCATCGAGTATACCGTCATTCCCATCAACCCTCCTCCCCGATCAAGTCCCGGAAAATTTGTTTAGGTGAAACTTCACACTTCCACTGCAAATTTGTTGGTGATTCAACGGTGACCAGCGATCAGCTGCTCGCTCCTCTGCTCGACCTTACCAGGTAACTATAAATAATATCCACCGTCCGTTCTCTTGTTCATTCAAGTCCCGCATACCACCGTCGCTTCCCATCTTCATTCATCTCCTCATTCCCGGTTACACCTAATGGCAGATTACCACCACCTAATTTTAACCATAACACTCCTCTTCGCCTTCCTAATTTCACCCGTTTTCAACACAACATACCCTAACGTACGAAAAGGGTTGGATTTGAGCAGCAGCCAACTTTCACCAGGGATTACTCCTAGTACTGGTGATCCGGGCATTGGTGGTGTTCCACCTATACCGCGGAAGAAGAAACCAAATGTAGTTCCGTCCCTCACTCCTGCTGTGATTTTTGGTGGTTTAGCGCTTTTAACCGTCCCTTTAGGCCTCTACTTATGCAAATGGAAGAAAGCTAACTCAAGTGAACCACCGAGCTCACTCGTTATTCAGCCCCTGGACCCGGCTGACTCGGATAACACAGTCAGGATTTCAATCGCCAATGACACACAGATGCATGCTGGTTCGGGTGAGTCCCCTGTAATCATGTCTGGAAACATAATCATTTCGGTTCAAGTTTTAAAAAATGCGACCAAAAACTTCGCAAAAGAAAGCAAGCTCGGGCATGGCGGGTTCGGGGTCGTTTACAAGGGCCAGTTAGACGATGGCACAAAAATAGCCGTCAAAAGAATGGAATCTGGTGCGATTAGCAACAAAGCATTAGATGAATTTGAATCGGAAATTTCAGTCTTGACAAAGGTTAGACACCGACATTTGGTGTCACTTTTAGGATATTCAACTGAAGGGCTTGAAAGAATTCTTGTTTATGAATATATGCCTCAAGGTGCATTAAGTAGGCATCTATTTCATTGGAAGAACTTGAAGTTGGAACCACTTTCTTGGAAAATGAGGTTAAATATTGCATTGGATGTCGCTAGAGGCATGGAATATCTTCATACTTTGGCTCATCAGAGCTTTATACACCGAGATCTTAAATCGTCCAATATTTTACTTGTCGAATAAATGCTGGATTTGTAAAAGAGTTGAATAGGTGACTTCTATAAAAGAGTTGAGTGGCCAGATTTGTCGAATTCGCTGTGATGAGATTGAAATAACAGTTGATGGGGAGCCATTTGTGGCTTGTAATGATGTGCATTCCCTATTTGCAGATCTTGTTACGAATACGAAAGAAGAGAGGGTAATCAAGCTTGCCCTCAATGCAAAACCAGATACAAACGAATCAAAGGTATCCATGTTATGAATTTTATAAGTATCATTTAGTGAATATCAAAGAACTTAACTGGAAGTTTAAATACCAGGGAGTTCAAGAGTGATACGGAATTATACTTGGTGTCAGTTCAGAGCATGATCCGCCAAGAGCTGAGTCGTGCAAGAAAAGGTAGGCGTGAACAACGTCGACGAGCTTGGTGGCCTCTGGTTGCACCTCGAGGCAATAACAGGAGTCGTATGGGTCCCGGTCAAAGTCAAGGTCAGATCAGTTCACAAGAGTTTTCCATTCAGGAAGCGAATCTTTGAAAAGGTTCACGAGTCTTGTTGCTTCGGATCATACGGGTTTGCTCGTAATACTGCTGCTCCCTGCTAAATTGTTGTTTGTGGAGGCATGTAATGTGATTCGACACGTTTAAGGTAAGTATTGGTAAAACCATAAAAAACATTCTTTATTGTTTCATATGAAATTATGTTAATATAGAAATAAATCATTAGTATGTTTTTTGTTAGTTTGTTTGGTTTCTTGGAGGTTTTTTTTGGTTAAGTAATGCTTATACGAAAGTATACATGTTGCGTAGGTGCAACAAACTTGGGAGATGTTGATAAGGACCATAGGTGAATGAAGGGGACAAAATAATGGTCACGGTCCAGACCCGTGGTTCCAACAAGCCGGTGAAATAGAAAGAAAGTTCTAGCCGGAAAATGCCAAATTCTGGACCCAAGTGGAATATATCCACAACAAGCCGGTGAAATAGAAAGAAAGTTCTAGCCGGAATATAACTATTTACACGTAGTTGCCAAGTGGAATATATCCACAATGTCTCATCCGTGTTTCTGTGTAGGACCAATCATAAGGGAAGGTTCATAGAATGATGGCAAAGTCAAATGACACAAACATTAATATTACTCACAACTAATATGTTTTAAAATTAGAATCATGTAAGCGGTTCTTCATAGAATGATGCCAAAGTCAAATGAcacaaaaatctttaataaaacacactatatatatatatatatggggctgtttggcaaccctcttaatgaatcattaagaggtggacctcttattcggaCAGAGGTGGACCTGTTTGGTTGTGCCTCttaatggcaaaaaaaaaaaaaaaaaagacaattgTTACCCCCTTTCACCTCTCATCAGCCAAGAAACCCTAACCTCTCATCAGACCTCCGCCCCCACCCCTCTCCTCACCACCGAACGCCTCCCGCCGCCCTCCTCCTCCGTCTCCTCACCACCTCCCGCCGGTCGCCACCCTCCTCCTCCCTCTCCTCACCACCGAACAGCCCTCATCCTCCCTCTCTTCCACCCTTTCCCTTTCACCTCTCATCACCAACACCTCCGCCCCCAACCCAtgaacgagtaacggtgttcccAGAGTAACGGTGAAAACTTTGGAAGACGATGATTGAGAATAATGAGTGCGTGTGTCGTCGGAAGAGTTCCGGTGACGGCGGCGGTTGTTTCCGACGTAATAAGAAGGTTGAACGATGAATCATCGGCAGCTTTTCTGCCATTGATTGTGAGATTGTGATCTTACAGAATCAGAGAAACAAGATAAGGTGTGAATGGATAAAAAGATATGCAGATCTGTCAACGAATTGATTGTTGATCGGTGGAAACTGGTGCCTGAATTTAATAACAGCTTTTTTGGTGATTTGTTTGTTATGGGATTTTCTTTGGGTTGAGTAAATAAACACATCACATACATGCCCCttcttattttttgttttttgtttaccAGTGAAATGGTGTTTAGTTGTGATTTGATTTATAGTGAAATGATGCTAATTTGATGTGCCTTGCGTTTGAATTGGtttattattgttgttgatgatttgtGTGTATTTGCTTATGAGAAATAATGAATTAGGTATTGTTTTAGAACTAATCAGTTAGGTATTTAGTTTTGTTTAGAGGGGTAAAAATGTCATTTCACACAGTCATTCAGAGGTGCAACCAAACAACATTTTACTGGTTCAGCTCTTACTGTTTCAGAGCCTCTTACCCATTtagacctcttattcattcagcatTTATTGGTTCAGAtgttaccaaacagcccctaagtaaTGAAGAAGAGTAGagatggtatacctagattttgAATAGTATGGGTCAACATATCACATCAACCTTCATTAAATTAAAACaactttaatatatataaattttgcaCAAGGAGCCTCCCAACATTTTCTTGCCTCTATTATCTTATACTCCGTAGGTAGGTAATCAGGATCTCAATCTCCCCCACAAAAGCGTGAGACAAACATGAAGATAATTCTCACCAGAAAAGCACTACTATTATTCATGTACCTAATAAACTTTCTCATCAAAGCCTAACCGCCATACCCATTCATAAAGTGTCAAAACGAGACTACTTATATCGCCAATAGCGCGTACAGTAGGAATCTTGATGCGGCTTTGTCCTCTCTCCAGACCACCAACTCAGGCTTCGGTTATTATAACTCTTCAGCCGGTCAAGGAACCGATAGAGCCAACGCAATCTGCCTTTGCCGAGCGAAACATGTGCCAAAGTTGTTTACGGGACGCTATTTTTCGGCTAAGAGTAGTTTGTCATAACCAAACAGAAGCTGTTATATattatgaattttgtttattgAATACTTACTGGGAAACAATGATATGGCTAGAGATATATACCGCATGCAAAACATTAATACCTTTTCTGATAAGGAACAATTCAAAGGTGTTCTCCAACCGTTTATGAGATAGTTGAGAGGCGAAGCGGCTGCTGGAAATTCGTTGCTGAAGTTTGCTATGGAGGACACAAGCGGGCCTGGTTCGAACACGCTTTATGGCCTTACGCAGTGTGTTCCAAGTTTGTCGGAGCCCGAGTGCAATGATTGTTTGGAATATGCAATTAATCAGATGTCATTGTGTTGTGTCGGGAGATATGGTGTACTAGTTCTTATGGCAGGTTGTAATGTAAGGTATGAGATTTATGAATTTTCAATTAACTCAGCAGTTCTTCCGCCACCACCAAATTCACAGCCATCTCCGCGGCGTGTTACATCGCAACCAGGTACCGATGTTCAGTTGAAGTTGATATCGGTTTAGTTCGTTTGCGTCCTATGTATATTTTTTCACCATTGCCATATATATAAACTTTTTTGAAAACTACTATTGTGCCGCTATCGTACCAAACTAACTGAACAATATTTGTATCGGTattgttatttatttttattgttttgctTTCAATAAGCTAAGATTATATCGCAACCATACCGTACCGAACCGAATAATATCAGTATCGTTATTTATTACTTTTTATGGTTTCTTGTATGATAATAGATATCGTAGTGAACCGAATCGAAACCGAATGAACAACATCAGTTCGGTACCTgtattcatttttattgttttttctttcGATAAACTGGCGTaccatcccaaatcgaaatcGAATGAACAACGTCAGTTCGGTACCAATATTTAtctttattgttttttctttCGATAACTGATGGCGTACCATCCCAAACAACATTGGAACCGATACGTATATTCATTTTATCGTTTCCgttttcaaaatattttcatttttacAACTCTGTCTGTGACGATAAATGAATATCGGTACCAGTATCGTGACAATCTAAATCGATTGATACCGTTCGAACAACACATGTTGATTTGTATACCGAGCACATAAAGCATACCGGTACTGTAACGAATCAAACCGATACCGATCCAACGCCCGCGGTAAGGTACCATCACAATGCGCTGGCAAATAACTTGCAatcttaaaaaataaataaacatagatGTAGATTTGCAATTTTACAAAAAGTTAAGGAATAATCAAGTTAACGATGGCGTACCGTCCCAAACAACATTGGGACCGATACCTGTATTCATTTTTATCGTTTCCGTTTTCAAAAGATTTTCATTTTTACAACTCTGTCTGTGACGATAAGTGAATATCGGTACCAGTATCGTGACAATCTGAATCGATTGATACAGTTAGAACAACACATGTTCATTTCTATACCGAGTATATAAATCGTACCGGTACTGCAACAAATCAAACCGATACCGACCCAACGCCCACAGTAACGTACCGTCACAATGCACGGGTAAATAACTTGGAACCTTAAAAATAAATAGGCATATATGTAGATTTACAATTTTACAAAATGTTAACAAATAATCATATTTAAtgctaaataaataaaatactaccatttttttttgaatggcaaatttggatcactgacggataggggtgttaaaaaaatacaaatccgaaaccgaatccgaaatatccgaaaacccgtatccgaaatatccgaattttcggatatccgaatttccgaaaattcggattcggattcggatagcgattttgagaattttcggataatcggattatccgaaaatatccgaaaatttaatttttatttttttcggatatccgaatatccgaaaatatccgaagtatccgaaaaatatccgaaatatctgaaaaatatccgaagtatccgaaaaatatccaaaatatccgaaaaaaatatccgaaatatccgaaaaatatccgaaatttatattcggatatccgaaactatccgaaaaatctggttccaaatattaaaaaataataaaaaataaatattaaataaaaaataagataTTCGGATATGGATATCCGATTAGATATCCGAACCCGAATCGgaaatttcggattcgggttcggatgtcaatatttcactatccgaaatttcggatatccgattttcggatatccgaaaaccggattatccgatcttgaacacccctactgacggaccactagagtatcatcgtgccaccagcggaaccacccgatcatatccatctccacttggcataatgtctatacaccaattcaggaggaaacccaataaatataaatatgggaaaaccccccttgtgggaatcgacctacctattggtcccaaagccttatcccaccccaaAGATGCAGCTAGACTATAAAGCAATGAGCTAAAATACTACAATAAAAAACAACTACAAGAATTATAAATTACTATTTATTACTAAAAAATAAATGAATAAGAAATAAATATCActaaaaaaaatacttaaaaattaACAATCAGTGTTTATCAAGACTTTGTATTCATATAGATAATAGAACTTTTTATTCGTTCAaattcaaatgtttttaaaagttACCTAACTGAAACGTAAATCCACAATATATACTTTGTAATGTTTGATTCCCTAAAAAATACTTGatcattattttaaataaatatattataattTAATTACTTACATATTTACACATACGTGAATAACTAAAATGACATGCATTAAACTCATTGAAGACCAAACTACTGTTTAGGTATACTGTTTTTTTTATCGGCGACTGCATCGAACCTAACCATCAAGAACAAGCATCCACTTTTGCAGACGCATAACCATCGAGTATACCGTCATTCCCATCAACCCTCCTCCCCGATCAAGTCCCGGAAAATTTGTTTAGGTGAAACTTCACACTTCCACTGCAAATTTGTTGGTGATTCAACGGTGACCGGCGATCAGCTGCTCGCTCCTCCGCTCGACCTTACCAGGTAACTATAAATAATATCCACCGTCCGTTCTCTTGTTCATTCAAGTCCCGCATACCACCATCGCTTCCCATCTTCATTCATCTCCTCATTCCCGGTTACACCT
Above is a window of Helianthus annuus cultivar XRQ/B chromosome 14, HanXRQr2.0-SUNRISE, whole genome shotgun sequence DNA encoding:
- the LOC110906731 gene encoding receptor-like kinase TMK3 produces the protein MADYHHLILTITLLFAFLISPVFNTTYPNVRKGLDLSSSQLSPGITPSTGDPGIGGVPPIPRKKKPNVVPSLTPAVIFGGLALLTVPLGLYLCKWKKANSSEPPSSLVIQPLDPADSDNTVRISIANDTQMHAGSGESPVIMSGNIIISVQVLKNATKNFAKESKLGHGGFGVVYKGQLDDGTKIAVKRMESGAISNKALDEFESEISVLTKVRHRHLVSLLGYSTEGLERILVYEYMPQGALSRHLFHWKNLKLEPLSWKMRLNIALDVARGMEYLHTLAHQSFIHRDLKSLPPPKSSNILLGDDFRAKVSDFGLVKLVPDGGKSIMTRVAGTFGYIAPEYAVTGKLTTKVDVFSYGVILMELLTGLMVLDNDRPEEKRYLVEWFSSIRADKEKVMAAVDFSLNANEEIFETISVVAELAGHCTAREPSQRPDMGHAVNVLAPLVEKWKPMESEAEVSCGGVDHSLPLTQMVKRWQEAEAEGKDYVSYMDLDDGKSIIPAGSANSFTSVDDGR